In Pengzhenrongella sicca, a single genomic region encodes these proteins:
- a CDS encoding resuscitation-promoting factor, whose protein sequence is MAVAGGGAAAYGVAHKTISVDVDGDVTQVETFAGSVEGVLRDRGIDVGARDTVAPESTASLAEGAEIVVRHATLVRVQVDGAETDVWTTALSADEALATLATRGGDVRLVASRSAAGGRAEIPIELSATGRVDVVVDGQTLAADGSRGLPAALADAGVTLTELDRVSVQHPASGVVTIVVNRVLIQEVTENQPIAFASVEQPDADRYVGKRAVATAGVAGQRTIVNRVTTVDGVETARELVSDATSIEPVTEVVSVGTKARPVAAAPAAAAATGAATATADGLNWAALAACESGGRADAVSSNGLYHGLYQFSVSTWSSVGGSGLPSQASADEQTARAQALYNRSGAGQWPHCGPRLFG, encoded by the coding sequence GTGGCGGTTGCTGGCGGCGGCGCCGCCGCGTACGGGGTGGCGCACAAGACCATCTCGGTCGACGTCGACGGCGACGTCACCCAGGTCGAGACGTTCGCCGGCAGCGTCGAGGGCGTGCTCCGCGACCGCGGGATCGACGTCGGCGCGCGGGACACCGTCGCGCCCGAGTCGACCGCGTCGCTGGCCGAGGGGGCAGAGATCGTCGTGCGGCACGCGACCCTCGTGCGCGTGCAGGTCGACGGCGCCGAGACCGATGTCTGGACGACCGCGCTCAGCGCCGACGAGGCCCTCGCGACGCTCGCGACCCGCGGCGGTGACGTCCGCCTCGTCGCCTCGCGCTCGGCCGCGGGCGGCCGCGCCGAGATCCCGATCGAGCTGTCCGCCACCGGCCGGGTCGACGTCGTCGTGGACGGCCAGACCCTCGCGGCCGACGGCTCGCGCGGCCTGCCCGCCGCGCTCGCCGACGCGGGCGTCACCCTGACCGAGCTCGACCGCGTGTCGGTCCAGCACCCCGCGAGCGGCGTCGTCACGATCGTGGTGAACCGGGTCCTGATCCAGGAGGTCACCGAGAACCAGCCGATCGCCTTCGCGAGCGTCGAGCAGCCCGACGCCGACCGCTACGTCGGCAAGCGTGCCGTCGCGACCGCGGGCGTCGCCGGGCAGCGGACCATCGTCAACCGCGTCACGACCGTCGACGGCGTCGAGACCGCGCGCGAGCTCGTGTCCGACGCCACCTCGATCGAGCCGGTGACCGAGGTCGTCAGCGTCGGCACCAAGGCTCGGCCGGTCGCCGCGGCGCCGGCAGCGGCGGCCGCCACCGGGGCCGCGACGGCCACCGCCGACGGCCTGAACTGGGCAGCCCTCGCCGCCTGCGAGTCCGGCGGCCGGGCCGACGCGGTCTCCTCCAACGGGCTCTACCACGGGCTCTACCAGTTCTCGGTGTCCACCTGGAGCTCCGTCGGCGGTTCGGGGCTGCCTTCGCAGGCCTCGGCGGACGAGCAGACCGCACGCGCGCAGGCGCTCTACAACCGCTCGGGCGCGGGCCAGTGGCCGCACTGCGGGCCGCGCCTGTTCGGCTGA
- a CDS encoding aggregation-promoting factor C-terminal-like domain-containing protein — translation MRSGSTAPGAPTPAWRPSGRVARLAAQGVVLALVAGGTSAFAMMHKTVTVDVDGTNVEVAAFGRTVGDVLASADITVGDRDLVAPALGESVLDGSEIVVRHGRELSVEVDGAASAVWTTALTVGEAVGELGVRTDAVRVSASRSAPLGRDVLRVSTEKTIHLAVDGQVIDGVTTGSTVREALKEIGLVLQDGDQVSVPLDATAVDGLVVLVTRAQQGSGTTTETVPFTERVVEDPELAEGTRTVTRAGKVGQRETTYATASLGGAEVSRTVLAQVVIDEPVEQVVALGTKVAPVVPDVPAAPDVTPGSAQAIGKELAAARGWGDDEFACLIQLWNHESGWRVNAANSSSGAYGIPQALPGSKMASVGADWQTNPATQITWGLNYIAGRYGTPCGAWSSFEAKGWY, via the coding sequence GTGAGGTCAGGCTCGACGGCCCCCGGCGCGCCCACGCCCGCCTGGCGCCCGTCCGGGCGCGTCGCCCGGCTCGCGGCGCAGGGCGTCGTGCTGGCGCTCGTGGCCGGCGGCACCAGCGCCTTCGCGATGATGCACAAGACCGTGACGGTCGACGTCGACGGAACCAACGTCGAGGTGGCCGCGTTCGGCCGCACCGTCGGCGACGTGCTGGCGAGCGCCGACATCACCGTCGGCGACCGTGACCTCGTCGCGCCGGCGCTCGGGGAGTCGGTGCTTGACGGTAGCGAGATCGTCGTCCGGCACGGCCGCGAGCTCTCCGTCGAGGTCGACGGCGCTGCGAGCGCCGTGTGGACCACCGCCCTGACCGTCGGCGAGGCCGTCGGCGAGCTCGGCGTGCGGACCGACGCGGTGCGGGTCTCCGCGTCGCGGTCGGCCCCGCTAGGCCGCGACGTGCTGCGCGTGTCGACCGAGAAGACGATCCACCTCGCCGTCGACGGGCAGGTCATCGACGGCGTGACCACCGGCTCCACCGTGCGCGAGGCGCTCAAGGAGATCGGGCTCGTCCTGCAGGACGGGGACCAGGTCTCCGTCCCGCTCGACGCGACCGCGGTCGACGGGCTCGTGGTGCTCGTCACCCGCGCCCAGCAGGGCAGCGGGACCACGACCGAGACCGTTCCGTTCACCGAGCGCGTCGTGGAGGACCCGGAGCTAGCCGAGGGCACCCGGACCGTCACCCGGGCAGGCAAGGTCGGTCAGCGCGAGACCACGTACGCGACCGCATCGCTCGGCGGCGCCGAGGTCTCCCGGACCGTCCTCGCGCAGGTCGTGATCGACGAGCCGGTCGAGCAGGTCGTGGCGCTCGGCACGAAGGTCGCGCCGGTCGTGCCCGACGTGCCGGCCGCGCCCGACGTCACCCCGGGCAGCGCGCAGGCCATCGGCAAGGAGCTGGCCGCCGCCCGCGGCTGGGGCGACGACGAGTTCGCCTGCCTCATCCAGCTCTGGAACCACGAGAGCGGCTGGCGCGTCAACGCCGCGAACAGCTCGAGCGGCGCCTACGGCATCCCGCAGGCGCTGCCCGGCTCGAAGATGGCGAGCGTCGGGGCCGACTGGCAGACCAACCCCGCGACCCAGATCACGTGGGGCCTGAACTACATCGCCGGCCGGTACGGGACCCCCTGTGGCGCCTGGAGCTCATTCGAGGCCAAGGGCTGGTACTGA
- a CDS encoding TatD family hydrolase, giving the protein MSHRRVRDRSWPPDPEPLPFDVVDNHTHLDSPAELPAGQAPPALADQLARAAAVGVPRMVQIGCDLEAARWTDRVVREHPALLGGVAIHPNEATLFAGAREAGPDGLVPAPRPEHARGLDAAIAEIADLARGNDRIRAIGETGLDLFRSGPDGRAAQVASFRAHIALAKELDLVLQIHDRDAHAEVLEVLERDGAPERTVFHCFSGDAELAGLAARRGWYLSFAGPVTFATNAGLRDALRVTPLDRVLVETDAPYLTPHPYRGRPNAPYLVPVTMRAIAAAREIDLEDACRAVAATSEAVYGPW; this is encoded by the coding sequence GTGAGCCACCGCCGGGTCCGGGACCGGAGCTGGCCGCCGGACCCCGAGCCGTTGCCGTTCGACGTCGTCGACAACCACACGCACCTCGACTCGCCCGCGGAGCTCCCCGCGGGGCAGGCGCCGCCGGCGCTCGCGGACCAGCTGGCCCGCGCGGCCGCCGTCGGCGTCCCCCGGATGGTCCAGATCGGCTGCGACCTCGAGGCCGCCCGCTGGACCGACCGCGTGGTGCGCGAGCACCCCGCGCTCCTGGGCGGCGTCGCGATCCACCCGAACGAGGCGACCCTGTTCGCGGGCGCGCGCGAGGCAGGCCCGGACGGGCTGGTGCCCGCGCCGCGGCCCGAGCACGCCCGCGGGCTCGACGCGGCGATCGCCGAGATCGCCGACCTCGCGCGCGGCAACGACCGCATCCGGGCCATCGGCGAGACCGGCCTCGACCTGTTCCGCAGCGGGCCGGACGGCCGAGCCGCCCAGGTCGCGTCGTTCCGCGCGCACATCGCGCTCGCCAAGGAGCTCGACCTCGTGCTGCAGATCCACGACCGCGACGCGCACGCCGAGGTGCTCGAGGTGCTCGAGCGCGACGGCGCGCCGGAGCGCACCGTCTTCCACTGCTTCTCGGGCGACGCGGAGCTCGCGGGCCTGGCCGCCCGCCGCGGGTGGTACCTCTCGTTCGCTGGACCCGTGACGTTCGCGACCAACGCCGGGCTGCGGGACGCCTTGCGGGTGACGCCGCTCGACCGGGTGCTCGTCGAGACCGACGCCCCGTACCTCACGCCGCACCCGTACCGCGGCCGGCCCAACGCGCCGTACCTCGTGCCGGTCACGATGCGCGCGATCGCCGCGGCGCGCGAGATCGACCTCGAGGACGCCTGCCGGGCCGTCGCCGCGACGTCGGAGGCGGTCTACGGGCCCTGGTGA
- the metG gene encoding methionine--tRNA ligase translates to MPEPRTSFYLTTPIYYVNDAPHIGHAYTTVAGDMVTRWHRQRQESVWFLTGTDEHGQKVMRTAEKHGVSPQAWADRLVETEWKPVLGVLDAANDDFIRTTQERHTGRVQAFIQDLFDKGEIYAGSYEGPYCVPCEEYKLPGDLVPGVGEYAGQQVCAIHGTPVEMLSEQNYFFKMSAYTQKLLDFYEANPSFVQPESARNEVLAFVRGGLQDLSISRNTFDWGIPIPWDTSHVLYVWFDALLNYATAVGYGSDDPADKAKFASTWPADVHLVGKDILRFHAVIWPAMLMAAGLDLPRQVFAHGWLLVGGEKMSKSKLTGIAPSQIIDHFGSDAFRYYFLRAIPFGQDGSFSWEDLSARYNAELANGFGNLASRVAAMVAKYFGGTLPAAGEPGPAELALAEVAASAVAGAEDAIDRMALHEAIGSIWTLVEATNGYITEQAPWQVAKDPTEITADDGAFRQGGRLATILVTSAEALRVLAVLLHPVTPKAAAGLWTLLGAQAALGDLGAQPVAGAAAFGQLPAGTTITKGAALFPRLEDAPA, encoded by the coding sequence ATGCCGGAACCCCGCACCTCGTTCTACCTCACGACCCCCATCTACTACGTCAATGACGCCCCGCACATCGGGCACGCGTACACGACGGTCGCGGGTGACATGGTCACGCGCTGGCACCGCCAGCGGCAGGAGTCGGTGTGGTTCCTCACCGGCACGGACGAGCACGGCCAGAAGGTCATGCGCACCGCCGAGAAGCACGGCGTGAGCCCCCAGGCCTGGGCGGACCGCCTCGTCGAGACCGAGTGGAAGCCGGTGCTCGGGGTGCTCGACGCCGCGAACGACGACTTCATCCGCACGACCCAGGAGCGCCACACGGGGCGCGTCCAGGCCTTCATCCAGGACCTGTTCGACAAGGGCGAGATCTATGCCGGCTCGTACGAGGGCCCGTACTGCGTGCCGTGCGAGGAGTACAAGCTCCCGGGTGACCTCGTCCCCGGCGTCGGCGAGTACGCGGGCCAGCAGGTCTGCGCGATCCACGGCACGCCGGTCGAGATGCTCTCCGAGCAGAACTACTTCTTCAAGATGAGCGCCTACACGCAGAAGCTGCTCGACTTCTACGAGGCGAACCCGAGCTTCGTCCAGCCCGAGAGCGCACGCAACGAGGTGCTCGCGTTCGTGCGCGGGGGCCTGCAGGACCTGTCGATCTCGCGCAACACCTTCGACTGGGGCATCCCGATCCCGTGGGACACCTCGCACGTGCTCTACGTCTGGTTCGACGCGCTGCTCAACTACGCGACCGCCGTCGGCTACGGCAGCGACGACCCGGCGGACAAGGCGAAGTTCGCGAGCACCTGGCCGGCCGACGTGCACCTGGTCGGCAAGGACATCCTGCGCTTCCACGCGGTGATCTGGCCCGCGATGCTGATGGCCGCGGGGCTCGACCTGCCGCGGCAGGTGTTCGCGCACGGCTGGCTGCTCGTGGGCGGCGAGAAGATGAGCAAGTCCAAGCTGACCGGGATCGCGCCGAGCCAGATCATCGACCACTTCGGCTCGGACGCGTTCCGGTACTACTTCCTGCGCGCGATCCCGTTCGGCCAGGACGGCTCGTTCTCCTGGGAGGACCTGTCGGCGCGGTACAACGCCGAGCTCGCGAACGGCTTCGGCAACCTCGCCTCGCGCGTGGCCGCGATGGTCGCCAAGTACTTCGGCGGGACGCTGCCGGCTGCGGGGGAGCCCGGCCCGGCGGAGCTGGCCCTGGCGGAGGTCGCGGCGTCGGCCGTCGCCGGCGCCGAGGACGCGATCGACCGGATGGCGCTGCACGAGGCGATCGGCTCGATCTGGACCCTCGTCGAGGCCACCAACGGGTACATCACCGAGCAGGCGCCGTGGCAGGTCGCGAAGGACCCGACGGAGATCACCGCCGACGACGGCGCGTTCCGCCAGGGCGGGCGCCTCGCCACCATCCTGGTCACGTCGGCGGAGGCCCTACGGGTGCTCGCGGTGCTCCTGCACCCGGTGACGCCGAAGGCCGCCGCGGGGCTATGGACCCTGCTGGGTGCGCAGGCCGCGCTCGGCGACCTCGGCGCGCAGCCGGTCGCGGGGGCCGCCGCGTTCGGCCAGCTGCCCGCGGGCACCACGATCACCAAGGGCGCCGCGCTGTTCCCGCGGCTCGAGGACGCGCCGGCGTGA
- a CDS encoding PQQ-dependent sugar dehydrogenase: protein MAVTSSTDLVTGLDAPWGLAFQSDGTALVTLRDAAQVLLITPATPTAPNPTPNPTPLTGPGAAELAATTTPGGEAGLLGVAVAPAGGPHAGEVYLYRTTAGGNEVVRARLDGTVLAGLTTVVDGIPRAGNHDGGRLAFGPDGYLYVTTGDAGDPPAAQDPASPAGKILRLTADGAPAPGNPSAGSPVWSLGHRNVQGIGWAPDGRLFAAEFGQNTFDELNLITPGANYGWPAVEGTGGTEAGFADPLATWPTSDASPSGLAVTAEGVYLAGLRGERLWRVPLTADGVGRPQELLAGELGRLRAVVVAPDGSLWIVTNNTDGRGDPRPGDDRIVRVTVG from the coding sequence GTGGCCGTCACGTCCTCGACCGACCTCGTGACCGGCCTCGATGCTCCCTGGGGGCTCGCGTTCCAGTCTGACGGCACCGCGCTCGTCACGCTCCGGGACGCGGCGCAGGTGCTCCTGATCACCCCGGCCACCCCCACGGCCCCCAACCCCACCCCCAACCCCACCCCGCTCACCGGCCCCGGCGCCGCAGAGCTCGCGGCGACCACCACCCCCGGCGGCGAGGCCGGGCTGCTCGGGGTCGCGGTCGCGCCTGCCGGGGGCCCGCACGCCGGCGAGGTCTACCTGTACCGCACGACGGCCGGCGGCAACGAGGTGGTGCGCGCGCGGCTCGACGGGACGGTGCTCGCGGGCCTCACCACGGTCGTCGACGGCATCCCGCGCGCCGGCAACCACGACGGCGGTCGCCTCGCCTTCGGCCCGGACGGCTACCTCTACGTCACCACGGGCGACGCCGGGGACCCGCCGGCCGCCCAGGACCCCGCGAGCCCGGCCGGCAAGATCCTGCGGCTGACCGCCGACGGCGCGCCGGCCCCCGGCAACCCCAGCGCCGGCTCGCCGGTCTGGTCGCTCGGGCACCGCAACGTCCAGGGGATCGGCTGGGCGCCGGACGGGCGCCTGTTCGCCGCGGAGTTCGGCCAGAACACCTTCGACGAGCTCAACCTCATCACGCCGGGCGCCAACTACGGCTGGCCGGCCGTCGAGGGCACCGGCGGCACCGAGGCGGGCTTCGCCGACCCGCTCGCCACCTGGCCCACGTCGGACGCGTCGCCGAGCGGACTCGCGGTGACCGCGGAGGGCGTCTACCTCGCGGGGCTGCGCGGCGAGCGGCTCTGGCGGGTCCCGCTCACGGCCGACGGCGTCGGCCGCCCCCAGGAGCTGCTCGCCGGCGAGCTCGGCCGGCTCCGGGCGGTCGTCGTGGCGCCGGACGGCTCGCTCTGGATCGTCACCAACAACACCGACGGCCGCGGCGATCCGCGCCCCGGCGACGACCGGATCGTGCGGGTGACCGTCGGCTGA
- a CDS encoding aminotransferase class I/II-fold pyridoxal phosphate-dependent enzyme encodes MEFRRIPGLPPYVFTIIDGLKLEARRAGHDVVDLGFGNPDLPSPAIAVEKLAESARNPRNHRYSASRGIPKLRQAVADHYRRTFGVELDPDTEVLSTIGAKEGFSHLMWVLLQPGDAAIVPSPSYPIHIWGPYFAGADTRQVPIGDGTDGSGYIDRVMEAWELGWPKPRVVVLSFPHNPTTTTVELADLQRLVDWARERDVVLVHDFAYADVSFDGWRPPSILECVGAKEVAVELYSMTKSFSMAGWRVAFLVGCPAVVDALAKLKSYLDYGTFQPIQIAATVTLQEAGQYPSEIRAVYESRRNALADGLDRIGWDIHRPRGTMFAWARIPEVYRDMGSIEFATHLVRECDVAVSPGVGFGPGGDEYVRFALIENEQRIAQAVRGIRKGLTRLG; translated from the coding sequence ATGGAGTTTCGTCGCATCCCCGGTCTGCCGCCCTATGTGTTCACCATCATCGACGGCCTCAAGCTCGAGGCGCGCCGCGCCGGGCACGACGTCGTCGACCTCGGCTTCGGCAATCCCGACCTGCCGTCGCCCGCGATCGCGGTGGAGAAGCTCGCGGAGTCGGCCCGGAACCCGCGCAACCACCGGTACTCGGCCTCGCGCGGCATCCCGAAGCTGCGGCAGGCGGTCGCGGACCACTACCGGCGCACGTTCGGGGTCGAGCTGGACCCGGACACCGAGGTGCTCTCGACGATCGGCGCGAAGGAAGGGTTCAGCCACCTGATGTGGGTGCTGCTGCAGCCCGGGGACGCGGCGATCGTGCCGTCCCCGAGCTACCCGATCCACATCTGGGGTCCGTACTTCGCGGGCGCGGACACCCGGCAGGTGCCGATCGGGGACGGGACCGACGGGTCGGGGTACATCGACCGGGTGATGGAGGCGTGGGAGCTGGGCTGGCCGAAGCCGCGCGTCGTCGTGCTGTCGTTCCCGCACAACCCGACGACCACGACCGTCGAGCTCGCCGACCTGCAGCGCCTGGTCGACTGGGCGCGGGAGCGGGACGTGGTGCTGGTGCACGACTTCGCGTACGCCGACGTGTCGTTCGACGGCTGGCGGCCGCCGTCGATCCTCGAGTGCGTCGGTGCGAAGGAGGTCGCCGTCGAGCTGTACTCGATGACGAAGTCGTTCTCGATGGCGGGCTGGCGCGTCGCGTTCCTGGTGGGCTGCCCCGCGGTGGTCGACGCGCTCGCGAAGCTCAAGAGCTACCTCGACTACGGCACGTTCCAGCCGATCCAGATCGCGGCGACGGTGACGTTGCAGGAGGCCGGGCAGTACCCGAGCGAGATCCGGGCGGTCTACGAGTCGCGGCGCAACGCGCTTGCGGACGGCCTCGACCGGATCGGGTGGGACATCCACCGGCCGCGCGGGACGATGTTCGCGTGGGCGCGGATCCCGGAGGTCTACCGCGACATGGGCTCCATCGAGTTCGCGACGCACCTGGTCCGCGAGTGCGACGTGGCGGTCTCGCCCGGGGTCGGCTTCGGCCCCGGCGGCGACGAGTACGTGCGGTTCGCGCTGATCGAGAACGAGCAGCGGATCGCGCAGGCCGTCCGCGGCATCCGCAAGGGCCTGACCCGGCTCGGCTGA
- a CDS encoding acyltransferase family protein — MSLESQLRKRLLPRAGSGSAAAAAPPTRPGSGGFRPDIEGLRAVAVALVVLYHARLPGLTGGYVGVDVFFVISGFLITSHLSAELTRTGRVAFGRFYARRMRRILPASFVVLAATVVAAVVVMPPLRVPSMVKDAIATALYFPNVRFARQGTDYLAGDTPSPLQHYWSLGVEEQFYLLWPLLLVIVTLLVRRSQRRLVAALGLIVAGSFALNLVVMQFSTVWAFFLLPTRAWELGVGGLVALAIPWLRRRRVSRAPILGVVGLALVIGSAIAFDDTTTFPGFAAAVPVIGCALALAGGTQNDGIAGRMLRTAPFQSLGRLSYSVYLWHWPLLILVESRLAGPLPLAGSLALAVLALPLAALTYRYVEDPVRHLPLLTAAPAARTLLAGLAGSLVIVILAMGLGRWSAGQPLATATPAPSTGLTAPPAFTPVVPTNMRPSLRGVAADQPIAYADRCQLESTASALRDCPYGDVTSDRVVALFGDSHATQWLPALDSLGKAQGFRVQLYAKSGCPSAEVAQTRAEDDNCVTYRRLALAAIEADPPELVILSNAGQQFWADSSTAAAQWRAGLAATLEALPPSSAQLIIGTTPSFAVGAPTCLSIHLADAGVCGAARDLVVDPERLDDEQSIAAAHGAGYFPAVDYLCTTDRCETIEGDILLYRDEHHLTTVASVDLADELDALLFSGATS, encoded by the coding sequence ATGAGCCTGGAATCACAGCTGAGGAAGCGGTTGCTTCCTCGCGCCGGATCGGGGTCGGCCGCGGCCGCAGCACCTCCCACCCGCCCTGGCTCCGGCGGGTTTCGTCCCGACATCGAGGGCCTACGGGCCGTCGCCGTGGCGCTCGTCGTGCTTTACCACGCGCGCCTTCCTGGGCTGACCGGCGGCTACGTCGGCGTCGACGTCTTCTTCGTGATCTCCGGCTTCCTCATCACGAGCCACCTGTCCGCGGAGCTCACGCGCACTGGCCGCGTGGCGTTCGGCCGGTTCTACGCCCGCCGGATGCGCCGCATCCTGCCGGCCTCGTTCGTCGTCCTGGCGGCGACCGTGGTCGCTGCCGTGGTCGTGATGCCGCCGCTGCGCGTGCCGTCTATGGTCAAGGACGCCATCGCGACGGCGCTGTACTTCCCGAACGTGCGCTTCGCCCGGCAGGGCACGGACTACCTGGCCGGGGACACGCCGTCGCCGCTGCAGCACTACTGGTCCCTGGGGGTCGAGGAGCAGTTCTACCTGCTGTGGCCGTTGCTTCTGGTGATCGTCACGCTGCTCGTCCGCCGATCGCAGCGCCGCCTGGTCGCCGCCCTCGGGCTCATCGTGGCCGGGTCGTTCGCGCTGAACCTCGTGGTCATGCAGTTCTCGACGGTCTGGGCCTTCTTCCTGCTGCCGACCCGGGCGTGGGAGCTGGGCGTCGGCGGCCTCGTCGCGCTGGCGATCCCCTGGCTGCGCCGACGGCGAGTCAGCCGCGCGCCGATCCTCGGCGTCGTCGGCCTGGCGCTCGTGATCGGGTCCGCGATCGCGTTCGACGACACGACGACGTTCCCCGGGTTCGCGGCGGCCGTGCCGGTCATCGGCTGCGCGCTCGCCCTGGCGGGCGGCACCCAGAACGACGGCATCGCGGGCCGGATGCTCCGCACCGCACCGTTCCAGAGCCTCGGCCGGCTCTCCTACTCGGTGTACCTGTGGCACTGGCCGCTCCTGATCCTCGTCGAGTCCCGGCTCGCGGGTCCCCTGCCTCTCGCGGGCAGCCTCGCCCTCGCCGTCCTCGCCCTGCCGCTCGCGGCCCTGACGTACCGGTACGTCGAGGACCCGGTGCGCCACCTCCCCCTGCTCACCGCGGCACCCGCGGCCCGGACGCTGCTGGCCGGCCTCGCCGGTTCCCTGGTGATCGTCATCCTCGCGATGGGCCTCGGTCGATGGTCGGCCGGGCAACCGTTGGCCACCGCAACGCCTGCGCCGTCCACCGGCCTGACGGCCCCGCCGGCCTTCACCCCGGTCGTGCCGACCAACATGCGGCCGTCGCTGCGCGGGGTGGCCGCGGATCAGCCGATCGCCTACGCCGACCGCTGCCAGCTCGAGTCGACGGCCTCCGCCCTGCGCGACTGCCCGTACGGCGACGTGACGTCCGACCGCGTCGTCGCCCTCTTCGGGGACTCGCACGCCACCCAGTGGCTGCCCGCCCTCGACTCCCTGGGCAAAGCGCAGGGGTTCCGGGTCCAGCTGTACGCCAAGTCCGGGTGCCCGTCGGCCGAGGTCGCGCAGACGCGCGCCGAAGACGACAACTGCGTGACCTATCGCCGGCTCGCCCTCGCCGCGATCGAGGCGGACCCGCCCGAGCTGGTGATCCTGAGCAACGCCGGCCAGCAGTTCTGGGCCGACTCCTCGACCGCTGCGGCGCAGTGGCGGGCGGGCCTGGCGGCGACCCTCGAGGCGCTGCCCCCCAGCAGCGCGCAGCTGATCATCGGCACCACACCGTCGTTCGCCGTCGGTGCGCCGACCTGCCTGTCGATCCACCTCGCGGACGCCGGAGTGTGCGGTGCCGCGCGCGACCTGGTGGTGGATCCCGAGCGGCTCGACGACGAGCAGTCCATCGCCGCCGCGCACGGTGCGGGCTACTTCCCGGCCGTGGACTACCTGTGCACGACGGACCGGTGCGAGACGATCGAGGGCGACATCTTGCTCTACCGCGACGAGCACCACCTCACGACGGTGGCCAGCGTCGACCTCGCCGACGAGCTGGACGCGCTCCTGTTCTCCGGGGCCACGAGCTAG